One segment of Streptomyces bathyalis DNA contains the following:
- the fxsT gene encoding FxSxx-COOH system tetratricopeptide repeat protein, which yields MADERHPEKSDGSGDTGQGPQHIVVTYPGYHRAFATWIERRLESHGHRVTLQRWDPSRDQPLDEALGDLLLARGQVLLVLSDWFFQIGPRREGEWNAVLRGFVAENAERFAAVNLTNRPLLPATAVLEPVDLWGVNEPEAERRLLSRLALTPASPPRELPYAPGSRYPSDPVEVWGEVPRRNRQFTGRDELLNQLQQRLTDAGQGASVCTLVGMSGIGKTQIAAEYAHRFSPDYDVVWWVNSDQRNTQRDRFGELAVELGVTESSEPGERIRAVRETLRRGEPYSRWLLIFDGWEEPEEAAQYIPQGGTGHVLITSRNRSWSSLTDIVDVSGFVRSESVGYLMRRAPHVTGDEADQVAAEFNDVPLQMAQAAAWLGESGMEAGEYLRMVRQGGFSETADRSVLTDYPESSFTSWSILINKLRQTEPRTVELLTLCSAFAPGRIPLGLVRGLPAEDLPENLRWITSDLPAWARALDSLVNYSVLARDSRGDSRGASGDVLGPQQESVHMHRVVHGIVGELTASADREVYREVVRGLLAEADPGNPQDSRSWPRYAELLPHLGSSGSLSSRAPRTQTLLLNCLRYCFNGGEFRVGAELAERIRERWSELLAPDASPMLALTTLQGNILRAGGRFHEAHELDSARLELLRGATTTDEEELMTATSCLAADQRFLGQWGEALQMQREVVSTSLRLLGPDEWTTLLAHHNLGVGLRLLGRYAEAYEVDLGTLRRREALLRNRHPDTLSSANACARDLRLMGRYQEALSRQEMCVRRHIQVLGPQHPKTLWARHNLLLCERRAGTSERDSGAVLASLLEQQEQAAGRSHFTTYALITDYGNQLRRSGDLAQARELIDEAENGWRRLLGQAHPVPTAMQTNAGLVLQAEGDRDGALNMFEQALVGTRVLLGDDHPTTLGCALNAACGRNFVGRLDEAVELSRETLRRSVHVLGEDHPLTLSCQVALAADLRAVREHTEAGKQEEDALQRLTRTLGAQHPHTLSARQRVRPYWDFEPNLS from the coding sequence ATGGCCGACGAGCGGCACCCGGAGAAGAGCGACGGCTCCGGGGACACCGGGCAGGGCCCACAGCACATTGTTGTGACCTACCCCGGCTATCACCGGGCGTTTGCCACCTGGATCGAACGCCGGCTGGAGAGTCATGGCCACCGGGTGACACTTCAGCGCTGGGATCCGTCCCGTGATCAGCCGCTGGACGAGGCGCTCGGTGATCTGCTGCTCGCCAGGGGGCAGGTGCTTCTGGTGCTCAGTGACTGGTTCTTCCAGATCGGGCCGCGCCGCGAGGGCGAGTGGAACGCTGTGCTGCGCGGCTTCGTGGCCGAGAACGCGGAGCGTTTCGCCGCTGTCAATCTGACCAACCGTCCTCTGCTGCCGGCCACCGCCGTGCTGGAACCCGTCGACCTGTGGGGGGTGAACGAACCGGAGGCCGAGCGGCGGCTGTTGTCCAGGCTCGCACTCACCCCGGCGTCGCCACCGCGCGAACTGCCCTACGCCCCCGGGTCCCGCTATCCGAGCGACCCGGTCGAGGTGTGGGGCGAAGTGCCCCGCCGGAACAGGCAGTTCACCGGCCGCGACGAGCTGCTCAACCAGCTCCAGCAACGGCTGACCGATGCCGGCCAGGGCGCGTCCGTGTGCACCCTCGTCGGCATGTCCGGCATCGGCAAGACCCAGATCGCCGCCGAGTACGCGCACCGCTTCAGCCCTGACTACGACGTCGTGTGGTGGGTCAACTCCGACCAGCGCAACACCCAGCGCGACCGGTTCGGTGAGCTGGCCGTCGAACTCGGCGTGACCGAGAGCTCGGAGCCGGGTGAGCGCATCCGCGCCGTGCGGGAGACGCTGCGCCGTGGTGAGCCCTACAGCCGCTGGCTGCTCATCTTCGACGGCTGGGAGGAGCCCGAGGAGGCCGCCCAGTACATTCCCCAGGGCGGCACGGGCCACGTGCTGATCACCTCCCGCAACCGCTCCTGGAGCAGCCTCACTGACATCGTCGACGTCTCCGGCTTCGTGCGTTCCGAATCCGTCGGCTATCTGATGCGCCGTGCGCCCCACGTGACCGGGGACGAGGCGGACCAGGTCGCGGCGGAGTTCAACGACGTGCCTCTGCAGATGGCTCAGGCCGCGGCGTGGCTGGGCGAGTCGGGCATGGAGGCCGGAGAGTACCTGCGGATGGTGCGGCAGGGCGGCTTCTCCGAGACCGCGGACCGTTCGGTCCTCACCGACTACCCGGAGTCCTCCTTCACCTCCTGGTCGATACTGATCAACAAGCTCCGGCAGACCGAGCCCCGTACGGTCGAACTCCTCACGCTCTGCTCCGCCTTCGCCCCCGGACGCATCCCACTGGGCCTCGTGCGGGGACTGCCCGCGGAGGACCTCCCCGAGAACCTGCGCTGGATCACCTCCGACCTGCCCGCCTGGGCGCGCGCTCTGGACTCGCTGGTCAACTACTCGGTGCTCGCCCGGGATTCACGTGGTGACTCGCGCGGCGCCTCCGGCGATGTACTCGGGCCGCAGCAGGAGTCCGTACACATGCACCGCGTCGTGCACGGCATCGTCGGCGAACTGACCGCCTCCGCAGACCGCGAGGTCTACCGGGAGGTGGTGCGCGGCCTGCTCGCCGAGGCGGACCCGGGCAACCCGCAGGACAGCAGGAGCTGGCCCCGGTACGCGGAACTGCTGCCGCACCTCGGCTCGTCCGGCTCGCTGAGCAGCAGGGCACCCCGCACGCAGACCCTGCTGTTGAACTGTCTGCGCTACTGCTTCAACGGCGGCGAATTCCGCGTCGGGGCCGAGCTTGCTGAGCGGATCCGCGAACGGTGGTCCGAACTCCTCGCACCCGACGCGTCGCCGATGCTGGCCCTCACCACGCTGCAGGGCAACATCTTGCGGGCAGGAGGCCGGTTCCACGAGGCACACGAACTGGACAGCGCCCGGCTGGAGTTGCTGCGGGGCGCCACCACGACCGACGAGGAGGAGCTGATGACGGCCACCAGTTGCCTCGCGGCCGATCAGCGCTTCCTCGGCCAGTGGGGGGAGGCGCTCCAGATGCAACGCGAGGTCGTCTCCACCTCGCTCCGGTTGCTCGGTCCCGATGAGTGGACGACGCTTCTCGCGCACCACAACCTCGGCGTCGGACTCCGCCTGCTCGGGCGCTACGCCGAGGCGTACGAGGTCGACCTCGGCACCCTCCGCAGGCGTGAGGCACTGCTGCGCAACCGCCATCCCGACACGCTCAGTTCGGCCAACGCGTGCGCCCGCGATCTTCGGCTCATGGGCCGCTACCAGGAGGCGCTGTCCCGGCAGGAGATGTGCGTCCGGCGCCACATCCAGGTGCTCGGCCCCCAGCATCCGAAGACGTTGTGGGCGCGGCACAACCTGCTGTTGTGCGAGCGCCGCGCGGGCACGTCCGAGCGGGACAGCGGCGCGGTGCTGGCGAGTCTGCTGGAACAGCAGGAACAGGCCGCCGGGCGGAGCCACTTCACCACCTACGCCCTGATCACGGACTACGGCAACCAGCTGCGCCGCTCCGGCGACCTCGCACAGGCGCGCGAGCTGATCGACGAGGCCGAGAACGGCTGGCGGCGGCTGCTGGGCCAGGCGCACCCGGTGCCCACGGCCATGCAGACCAATGCAGGACTCGTTCTTCAAGCGGAGGGCGACAGGGACGGCGCACTGAACATGTTCGAGCAGGCGCTCGTCGGCACACGAGTCCTGCTCGGCGACGACCATCCGACGACGCTGGGCTGCGCCCTGAACGCCGCGTGCGGCCGGAATTTCGTCGGACGGCTGGACGAGGCCGTGGAGCTCAGCCGTGAAACGCTGCGCCGCTCGGTGCACGTGCTGGGCGAGGACCATCCGCTGACGCTCTCGTGTCAGGTTGCGCTTGCCGCGGATCTGCGTGCGGTGCGGGAGCACACGGAGGCGGGCAAGCAGGAGGAGGACGCCCTTCAGCGCCTGACCCGCACCCTGGGCGCCCAGCATCCGCACACGCTGTCCGCCCGCCAACGGGTGCGTCCCTACTGGGACTTCGAGCCGAACCTGAGCTGA
- a CDS encoding aKG-HExxH-type peptide beta-hydroxylase: MHSRRLVLLKSLLTHAERHAVPPSVRQRLNRHWRLLEQAEGDDPPAFREALAYPSVGTWIMHALSMPPGDGDVLGALAAAVALSTRTGFRMTLSAPGGLLTLPGIGVYSAHAELVRVVAGPRSLRLAPAHRRSGITLLPPYNRATGPGWRGLRPLPGSSTLLDDLDPWRAGTLPAHRSGPPITGGAAADSGRARDWTARWQAALALLAGADPGRLWEIAALVRSVVPITRLAQGGFSATLGSAPGAVITELPETAWGLVAVLVHETHHSKLTVLEDLTPLRLEGGRAVHHVAWRPDPRPVGAVLHGTYAHLALADLWHHLAARRGATPDARTAARARREAYRGQVAEALVVLRGSGELTPEGGRFTDGMAWHLASLTERSARYRPRSQEPVTGR, from the coding sequence ATGCACAGCAGGCGGCTGGTCCTCCTCAAGTCCCTGCTCACGCACGCGGAGCGTCACGCCGTGCCCCCGTCGGTGCGGCAACGGCTGAATCGGCACTGGCGGTTGCTCGAGCAGGCCGAGGGGGACGACCCGCCCGCCTTCCGTGAAGCGCTCGCCTACCCGTCCGTGGGCACATGGATCATGCACGCCCTGAGCATGCCACCGGGAGACGGGGACGTACTCGGCGCTCTCGCAGCCGCAGTGGCGCTGAGTACCCGCACCGGCTTCCGCATGACGCTGTCCGCCCCCGGCGGACTGCTGACCCTCCCCGGCATCGGTGTGTACTCGGCCCATGCCGAACTCGTCCGCGTCGTCGCCGGGCCGCGCAGCCTCCGGCTGGCCCCCGCACACCGCCGCAGCGGGATCACGCTGCTGCCCCCCTACAACCGCGCGACGGGTCCTGGCTGGCGGGGACTGCGTCCGCTGCCGGGCAGCAGCACGTTGCTCGACGACCTGGATCCGTGGCGCGCCGGCACTCTCCCCGCTCACCGTTCCGGACCGCCCATAACCGGTGGCGCCGCGGCGGACAGCGGGCGCGCGCGGGACTGGACGGCGCGATGGCAGGCGGCGCTCGCCCTGCTCGCGGGAGCCGACCCGGGCCGGCTCTGGGAGATCGCCGCGCTGGTGCGTTCCGTGGTGCCGATCACGAGGCTCGCGCAGGGCGGCTTCAGCGCCACGCTGGGTTCCGCGCCGGGCGCCGTGATCACCGAACTGCCGGAAACCGCTTGGGGACTTGTCGCCGTGCTCGTCCACGAGACCCACCACAGCAAGCTCACCGTGCTCGAAGACCTGACACCGCTGCGGCTGGAGGGGGGCCGCGCCGTCCACCACGTCGCATGGCGTCCGGACCCGCGGCCCGTCGGCGCGGTGCTGCACGGTACGTACGCCCACCTGGCCCTCGCCGACCTGTGGCACCATCTCGCCGCGCGAAGAGGAGCGACTCCCGACGCCCGCACAGCTGCCCGCGCCCGCCGCGAGGCCTATCGCGGCCAGGTCGCCGAAGCCCTCGTCGTGCTCCGTGGCTCCGGTGAACTGACCCCGGAGGGCGGCCGGTTCACCGACGGCATGGCGTGGCACCTCGCGAGCCTCACGGAACGGTCAGCACGGTACCGCCCACGGAGCCAAGAGCCTGTCACCGGTAGGTGA
- a CDS encoding SAV_2336 N-terminal domain-related protein encodes MDRSGLPSGLPHRAGSRLAALVSRMREAGWEPTAEEVADALWLARWADPGAREVTQPAPVQDGEEAAEAAGDLYGHRRQMPAPETDEPESRSPAPGRRAATPSRSTVSLYAPDRHGGAPGSAFPVRAPAASTLPGLLGMQRALRPLLGYRPRLPSLPSAHSVLDEAASAELSARSGAVRPVFGPAARPEAELLLLMDASATTSVWQLTFDKLRQTCERLGAFRDVQALCLHRGKGGTPLIGTGPDPSTTRLRPADQYRDTTGRRLTLIVSDCVGPLWQDGGAQRLLHRWSGGSPTAVVQPLPPRLWPRTALPGEPGLLVRDTGQGGPVTFEPDGYGPPPAPDALPVPVLLPTPAALGSWARLLGGEGRQTVRGAAAWVRPRHHAMPAPQGSRRADPRELLGAFRASASPGALDLAVHLAAVPLVLPVIQLVQEAMLPDTGPMELAEVLLSGLLERLPDVEDSPGPRYDFVYGVQELLLQSLDQGAAELVLKHLSEYVTRRFGKGTRNFPALAVARLSRRSVGEEPAEDARSDIRDVPDELFAQIPARVVRQYIPDPAADASGGAAQAELLLRRWREQGDPWLLDEARRHAEAGVAAEEENARLVLGQVLRAMTRTGAVRRRPGRAQELLREAESLLTGDGIEIRLELARVQYELWKNDGDLAPLLAAVRTLRGAAGGTRRADGTLRKRVEAERRLWLGRVLLELCRTEDGGHAEQRSVAAEAAVELGAAADLLITTGRPDDRLCGALLDRSSALRRSGAEISERLANLDRAEVAAGEDGALRLRCARGRARVHRDGGDLSAADSAFAAAEALTERDSLDRAELLTEWGSMLLDDGGAEEASGHAEGLLREALTTAPAEGALASRVQLLLGGALVARYQREQFLPDLYEGCHLLELAARKSPEGQLRAEAWLSLGKARQLYPAGHVQPGRAREALTRSLNEALEARGAARASVAVARALMGRADLHRRADRSQAALADYRAASDEWQRLAGELSEELPWDEIRETRERIAALEAG; translated from the coding sequence ATGGACCGCAGCGGGCTCCCGAGCGGGCTGCCCCACCGAGCCGGGTCACGGCTGGCCGCGCTCGTCTCACGCATGCGCGAGGCGGGTTGGGAGCCGACGGCGGAAGAGGTGGCAGATGCGCTGTGGCTCGCCCGCTGGGCGGACCCGGGCGCGCGCGAGGTGACGCAACCGGCTCCGGTTCAGGACGGTGAGGAGGCAGCGGAAGCCGCGGGGGACCTGTACGGGCACCGCCGCCAGATGCCGGCTCCGGAGACGGACGAGCCCGAATCGAGGTCCCCGGCCCCGGGGAGGCGGGCAGCGACCCCCTCCCGGTCCACGGTGTCCCTGTACGCGCCGGACCGGCACGGCGGAGCCCCTGGCAGCGCCTTCCCCGTGCGTGCCCCCGCCGCCAGCACCTTGCCGGGCCTGCTCGGGATGCAGCGCGCCCTGCGCCCATTACTGGGCTACCGGCCCCGGCTGCCGTCCCTGCCTTCCGCGCATTCCGTACTGGACGAGGCGGCAAGCGCCGAACTGAGCGCCCGCAGCGGTGCCGTGCGTCCTGTCTTCGGGCCGGCAGCCCGGCCCGAAGCCGAACTGCTGCTGCTGATGGACGCGTCGGCCACCACCTCGGTCTGGCAGCTGACCTTCGACAAGCTCCGCCAGACCTGCGAACGCCTCGGTGCCTTCCGCGACGTGCAGGCCCTCTGCCTGCACCGCGGCAAGGGCGGTACGCCGCTCATCGGCACCGGACCCGACCCTTCCACCACCCGGCTGCGCCCCGCCGACCAGTACCGCGACACCACGGGGCGGCGTCTGACGCTCATCGTCAGCGACTGCGTGGGGCCGCTCTGGCAGGACGGCGGCGCTCAGCGGTTGCTGCACCGCTGGTCCGGCGGATCGCCGACGGCGGTGGTGCAGCCGCTGCCCCCTCGGCTGTGGCCGCGCACGGCCCTGCCGGGCGAACCCGGGCTGCTCGTACGCGACACGGGACAAGGCGGCCCGGTCACCTTCGAACCCGACGGCTACGGGCCGCCGCCCGCGCCCGACGCGCTGCCCGTTCCCGTGCTCCTGCCCACGCCCGCCGCACTCGGCAGCTGGGCGCGTCTGCTGGGGGGCGAGGGACGGCAGACTGTGCGTGGTGCCGCCGCCTGGGTGCGGCCGCGGCACCACGCGATGCCCGCTCCGCAGGGTTCGCGCCGGGCCGACCCCCGCGAACTGCTCGGCGCCTTCCGCGCCTCCGCCTCTCCCGGGGCGCTCGATCTCGCCGTTCATCTGGCTGCCGTACCGCTGGTGCTGCCCGTCATCCAGCTCGTCCAGGAGGCGATGCTCCCCGACACCGGGCCCATGGAGCTGGCGGAGGTGCTGCTCAGCGGGCTGCTGGAGCGGCTTCCCGACGTCGAGGACTCGCCGGGGCCGCGGTACGACTTCGTATACGGCGTGCAGGAACTGCTGTTGCAGTCCCTCGACCAGGGTGCGGCCGAGTTGGTGCTCAAGCACCTCTCCGAGTACGTCACCCGGCGCTTCGGCAAGGGGACGCGCAACTTCCCGGCGCTGGCGGTGGCACGGCTGAGCAGGCGGTCAGTGGGAGAGGAGCCCGCCGAGGACGCGCGGTCCGACATCCGTGACGTGCCTGACGAGCTCTTCGCCCAGATCCCGGCACGCGTGGTGCGCCAGTACATACCCGATCCGGCGGCAGACGCGTCCGGCGGTGCCGCCCAGGCGGAACTGCTGCTGCGCCGCTGGAGGGAGCAGGGCGATCCGTGGCTGCTCGACGAGGCACGCCGCCACGCCGAGGCCGGCGTGGCGGCGGAGGAGGAGAACGCCCGGCTCGTGCTCGGGCAGGTGCTGCGCGCCATGACCAGGACCGGGGCCGTACGCCGGCGTCCGGGACGGGCACAGGAGCTGCTGCGCGAGGCGGAGAGCCTGCTGACCGGCGACGGGATCGAGATCCGGCTCGAACTGGCCCGTGTGCAGTACGAGTTGTGGAAGAACGACGGCGACCTCGCACCTCTGCTCGCCGCGGTGCGCACACTGCGCGGAGCGGCGGGCGGTACGCGGCGCGCGGACGGGACCTTGCGCAAGCGCGTCGAGGCCGAGCGGCGGCTGTGGCTGGGCCGGGTGCTGCTGGAACTGTGCAGGACGGAGGACGGGGGCCACGCCGAGCAGCGCTCCGTCGCCGCGGAGGCTGCCGTCGAACTGGGTGCTGCCGCCGATCTACTCATCACGACCGGACGGCCGGACGACCGGCTCTGCGGAGCGCTGCTCGACCGCAGCTCCGCTCTGCGCCGCTCCGGAGCCGAGATCAGTGAACGGCTCGCGAATCTGGACCGGGCCGAGGTCGCAGCGGGCGAGGACGGCGCGCTGCGGCTGCGCTGTGCACGGGGGCGCGCGCGTGTGCACAGGGACGGAGGCGACCTCTCCGCAGCTGACTCCGCATTCGCCGCCGCGGAGGCCCTCACGGAACGCGACAGCCTGGACCGTGCGGAACTCCTCACGGAGTGGGGGTCGATGCTGCTGGACGACGGCGGGGCGGAGGAGGCGTCCGGGCATGCCGAGGGGCTGCTGCGCGAAGCGCTCACCACCGCGCCCGCCGAGGGGGCGCTCGCGTCCCGCGTCCAGCTCCTGCTCGGCGGCGCACTCGTGGCCCGCTACCAGCGTGAGCAGTTCCTCCCTGACCTCTACGAGGGCTGTCATCTGCTCGAACTGGCCGCCCGCAAGTCCCCCGAGGGCCAATTGCGCGCCGAGGCCTGGCTGTCGCTCGGGAAGGCCCGGCAGCTCTACCCCGCCGGCCACGTCCAGCCGGGCCGTGCCCGCGAGGCGCTGACCCGGTCGCTCAACGAGGCTCTGGAGGCACGCGGCGCAGCTCGGGCATCGGTAGCCGTGGCCCGTGCCCTGATGGGACGGGCCGACCTCCACCGGCGGGCCGACCGCTCCCAGGCCGCCCTCGCCGACTACCGGGCCGCGTCCGACGAGTGGCAGCGTCTCGCGGGCGAGCTGTCCGAAGAACTGCCCTGGGACGAGATCCGCGAGACGAGGGAGCGGATCGCTGCTCTGGAGGCCGGATGA
- a CDS encoding AAA family ATPase: MSDWRIYRGAGLPHDGARHLPDPPPWRDFTLSSGSGSGDAEDERGAARRLGVQRQLVENLHPRPEEVEAINAALYLRRPLLVTGNPGTGKSTLAHAVAYELGLGRVLRWPIVSRTALQDGLYHYDAIGRLQDVQLDRAVGGERAERPPIGSYIRLGPLGTALLPQREGQDALPRVLLVDELDKSDIDLPNDLLNVLEEGEFTIRELERSADREPVSDVLTDDGDKVAVTGGLVRCTTFPFIVLTSNGERDFPAALLRRCIQLELKPPTEKQLAAMVTAHLGEEALVEGEEYIRRFLERDAGQVVATDQLLNALYLTQRAAGAERVTRNRLAEMLLRPLDRPR, encoded by the coding sequence GTGAGCGATTGGCGGATCTACCGGGGAGCGGGCCTCCCGCACGACGGCGCCCGGCACTTACCGGACCCGCCGCCCTGGAGGGATTTCACCCTCTCGAGCGGCTCCGGAAGCGGCGACGCCGAGGACGAACGCGGGGCTGCCCGACGGCTGGGCGTGCAGCGGCAGTTGGTCGAGAACCTGCACCCGCGTCCCGAAGAGGTCGAGGCGATCAACGCGGCGCTGTATCTGCGCCGGCCGCTGCTGGTCACCGGCAATCCCGGCACCGGCAAGTCGACGCTCGCACATGCCGTCGCCTACGAGCTGGGTCTCGGACGGGTGCTGCGCTGGCCCATCGTCAGCCGAACCGCTCTCCAGGACGGGCTCTATCACTACGACGCCATCGGCCGCCTCCAGGACGTACAGCTGGACAGGGCCGTCGGCGGGGAACGGGCCGAACGGCCCCCCATCGGCTCGTACATCAGGCTGGGTCCGCTGGGCACGGCGCTGCTGCCGCAACGCGAGGGCCAGGATGCGCTGCCCCGCGTGCTGCTCGTCGACGAGCTGGACAAGAGCGATATCGACCTTCCGAACGACCTTCTGAACGTGCTGGAGGAGGGCGAGTTCACGATCCGGGAGCTGGAGCGCAGCGCCGACCGGGAGCCGGTCAGCGACGTGCTCACGGACGACGGCGACAAGGTGGCCGTGACCGGGGGCCTGGTCCGCTGCACGACCTTCCCGTTCATCGTCCTGACGTCCAACGGCGAGCGCGACTTCCCTGCCGCGCTGCTGCGCCGGTGCATCCAGCTGGAGCTGAAACCGCCCACCGAAAAGCAACTCGCCGCCATGGTCACGGCCCATCTCGGCGAAGAAGCTCTCGTGGAGGGCGAGGAGTACATCAGGCGCTTCCTGGAGCGCGACGCCGGACAAGTCGTCGCCACGGACCAACTGCTCAACGCTCTGTACCTGACACAGCGGGCAGCAGGCGCGGAGCGGGTGACGCGCAACCGTCTCGCCGAGATGCTGCTGCGGCCGCTCGACCGCCCGAGGTGA